In a single window of the Minwuia thermotolerans genome:
- a CDS encoding TRAP transporter large permease — translation MSDVQIGFAGIGILLALIALRVPIGVSLIGVSFFGIWVLVGDRAAWGSLGVIPYSFAASWHLSSVPMFLLMGFLCYHAGLTKGMFDAARMWLSRLPGGLAIATVFGAAGFAAVTGSSVACAAAMGRIAVPEMMRHRYAPSLATGTVAAAGTIGALIPPSILMILYGIIAEVPISQLFLGGVGAGLLTTFGYIAVIVIRAKLNPELAPPLHEEVTFRDKVLALRETWPVFLLMLGVFGGLFSGAFTPSEAGAVGAALATIIAAVKGSLTWASFRDALVETLLTSASLFIIAIGASMLTRFLAFSGAGDYLSDSVSAIGADPLMLLIGISLIYLLLGMFLEPIGAMLLTLPILLPILDTAGFSLIWFGVLLTKFLEIGMITPPIGLNVFVIKGVVGDLASTGLIFRGIAWFLVADLFVVVALIAFPQIILYLPNLLG, via the coding sequence CTGTCTGACGTACAGATCGGATTCGCCGGAATCGGCATCCTGCTTGCTCTCATCGCCCTGCGTGTGCCCATCGGGGTCTCGCTGATCGGCGTATCTTTCTTCGGTATCTGGGTCCTGGTCGGCGATCGCGCGGCCTGGGGTTCGCTGGGGGTCATTCCCTACAGTTTCGCCGCGTCCTGGCATCTCAGCTCGGTGCCGATGTTCCTGCTGATGGGCTTTCTCTGCTACCATGCCGGCCTGACCAAGGGCATGTTCGACGCCGCCCGGATGTGGCTGTCGCGGTTGCCCGGCGGTCTCGCCATCGCCACTGTCTTCGGCGCCGCCGGCTTCGCCGCGGTCACCGGTTCCTCGGTCGCCTGCGCCGCCGCCATGGGCCGGATCGCGGTGCCGGAGATGATGCGTCACCGCTACGCGCCGTCGCTGGCCACGGGCACGGTGGCCGCCGCCGGCACCATCGGTGCGCTGATTCCGCCATCGATCCTGATGATCCTCTACGGCATCATCGCCGAAGTGCCGATCAGCCAGCTCTTCCTCGGCGGCGTCGGCGCCGGCCTGCTCACGACCTTCGGCTATATCGCGGTGATCGTGATCCGCGCCAAGCTGAACCCCGAACTCGCGCCGCCGCTCCACGAGGAAGTCACCTTCCGCGACAAGGTTCTGGCGTTGCGTGAAACCTGGCCGGTGTTCCTGCTGATGCTCGGCGTTTTCGGGGGCCTGTTCTCCGGCGCCTTCACGCCCAGCGAGGCCGGCGCCGTCGGCGCGGCGCTGGCGACCATCATCGCCGCGGTGAAGGGCTCGCTCACCTGGGCGAGTTTCCGCGACGCGCTGGTGGAGACGCTGCTGACCTCGGCGTCGCTGTTCATCATCGCCATCGGCGCCTCCATGCTGACGCGGTTCCTGGCGTTCTCCGGCGCCGGCGACTATCTGTCGGACAGCGTCTCGGCCATCGGCGCGGATCCGCTGATGCTGCTGATCGGCATTTCGCTGATCTATCTCCTGCTGGGGATGTTCCTGGAGCCGATCGGCGCCATGCTGCTGACCCTGCCGATCCTGCTGCCGATCCTGGACACGGCCGGGTTCAGCCTGATCTGGTTCGGTGTGCTGCTCACCAAGTTCCTGGAGATCGGGATGATCACGCCGCCAATCGGCCTGAACGTCTTCGTCATCAAGGGAGTGGTGGGCGACCTGGCGTCCACGGGGCTGATCTTCCGCGGCATCGCGTGGTTCCTGGTGGCGGATCTGTTCGTCGTGGTCGCCCTGATCGCTTTTCCGCAGATCATTCTCTACCTGCCGAACCTGCTGGGCTGA
- a CDS encoding MaoC/PaaZ C-terminal domain-containing protein produces MRISSARVGEKLGTIETELTPRRLLAYSAGLELGDDCYLDDARPGGAEMMPAMCAAVEWPLADGVRISELIGVTLAQYRKVGVHAEQDSRYHRPPRMGETLTTTGWLEVLRQTRAGVLMTCRYDTVDREGAPVFTSYNSGMLRGWELDRPRAGDSDAGALQPVALDEGQAAKTDVPVARHLPHIYSEGGPIWNPIHTERLVALAADLPDIILHGSATWALAMDRVIRAHAGGDPRRLKRFACRFTGMVIPGETITVRHRAAGDGIEFDTVNADGRPVLSCGVAELHSV; encoded by the coding sequence ATGCGGATATCGAGCGCACGCGTGGGAGAGAAGCTCGGAACGATCGAGACCGAGCTGACGCCGAGGCGTCTCCTGGCCTATTCGGCCGGACTGGAACTGGGCGACGATTGCTATCTGGACGACGCCCGGCCCGGCGGGGCGGAGATGATGCCGGCCATGTGTGCGGCCGTCGAATGGCCGCTGGCCGATGGCGTCCGCATCTCCGAACTGATCGGCGTGACCCTGGCCCAGTATCGAAAGGTCGGTGTCCATGCCGAGCAGGACAGCCGCTATCACCGTCCGCCCCGAATGGGCGAGACCCTTACGACCACGGGCTGGCTGGAGGTGCTGCGCCAGACTCGGGCGGGCGTGCTGATGACCTGCCGCTACGACACCGTGGACCGGGAGGGTGCGCCGGTCTTCACCAGCTACAATTCGGGCATGTTGCGCGGCTGGGAACTGGACCGCCCCCGGGCCGGCGACTCCGACGCCGGCGCGCTGCAGCCGGTCGCTCTCGATGAAGGTCAGGCGGCGAAGACCGATGTGCCCGTCGCCCGCCATCTGCCGCACATCTACTCGGAGGGCGGACCGATCTGGAACCCGATCCATACCGAGCGGCTGGTTGCGCTGGCCGCCGACCTGCCTGATATCATCCTGCACGGGTCGGCCACCTGGGCGCTGGCGATGGACCGGGTGATCCGGGCTCATGCCGGCGGCGATCCCAGGCGGCTGAAGCGCTTCGCCTGCCGGTTCACGGGCATGGTGATCCCCGGAGAGACGATCACCGTCCGCCACCGCGCAGCGGGCGACGGAATAGAGTTCGACACGGTCAACGCCGACGGCCGCCCGGTGCTCTCCTGCGGCGTCGCGGAACTGCATTCCGTCTGA
- a CDS encoding AMP-binding protein, which yields MSIDIQTEPVEASPETADPRIPPRDDVVVRNLIERWNRECPDKAFVVFEDGANWTYAELREKVLQTALGLQQMGVGQGDHVIVWLPNSPENLRVFLALNYLGAVYVGINTSYRGNLLAHVVNISDARLIVAHADLAPRLAEIDTAKLERLIGVAGTAEIEGLDCRAYADVLLPEKGTIAAPERTIEPWDPHQIIFTSGTTGPSKAVLCSYLHLYSNAGPESWPCVTGEDRYLVNLPMFHIGGSGITYNMLVRGGSITLVDRFDTASFWEVIRKTETTATFLLGVMAQFIEKLPETASDADNPLRVMFMVPLAGDIRKFAARFGVEVYTIFNMTEVSTPIFSEPNPEIRGTCGKARAGVEVRLVDDNDCEVPVGEIGEMMVRTDRPWAMNSGYYNNAEATAKAWRNGWFHTGDAFRMDGEGNFYFVDRMKDAIRRRGENISSFEVEAEVGAHPAVREVAAIAVPNEMSEDEVMVVCAPVEGREIDPVDLIEFLKPRMAHFMVPRYVRVVAELPKTPTAKVQKAELRKEGVTDDTWDREAAGIRLKGDRLARAC from the coding sequence ATGAGCATCGACATCCAGACCGAGCCGGTCGAGGCGTCGCCGGAGACCGCCGATCCACGCATCCCGCCGCGCGACGATGTCGTCGTGCGCAACCTGATCGAGCGCTGGAACCGCGAATGCCCCGACAAGGCCTTCGTGGTGTTCGAGGACGGCGCGAACTGGACCTATGCCGAACTCCGCGAGAAGGTGCTGCAGACGGCGCTCGGGCTGCAGCAGATGGGTGTGGGCCAAGGCGATCACGTCATCGTCTGGCTGCCCAACTCGCCCGAGAACCTCCGTGTCTTCCTGGCGTTGAACTATCTCGGGGCGGTCTATGTCGGCATCAACACCAGCTATCGCGGCAACCTGCTGGCCCATGTCGTCAACATCTCCGACGCCCGGCTGATCGTCGCCCACGCGGACCTGGCGCCGCGGCTGGCGGAAATCGACACGGCGAAGCTGGAGCGGCTGATCGGCGTCGCAGGGACGGCGGAGATCGAAGGGTTGGACTGCCGCGCCTATGCGGACGTTCTGCTGCCGGAGAAGGGGACGATTGCGGCGCCCGAGCGCACCATCGAACCCTGGGATCCGCATCAGATCATCTTCACGTCGGGCACCACCGGACCATCGAAGGCAGTGCTGTGCTCCTATCTGCATCTCTATTCCAACGCGGGACCGGAGAGCTGGCCCTGCGTCACCGGCGAGGACCGCTATCTGGTGAACCTCCCGATGTTCCACATCGGCGGTTCCGGCATCACCTACAACATGCTGGTGCGCGGTGGCTCGATCACGCTGGTGGACCGTTTCGATACCGCCTCCTTCTGGGAAGTGATCCGGAAGACGGAGACGACGGCGACCTTCCTGCTTGGCGTCATGGCGCAGTTCATCGAGAAGCTGCCCGAGACTGCGAGCGACGCCGACAACCCGTTGCGCGTGATGTTCATGGTGCCGCTGGCCGGCGACATCAGGAAGTTCGCCGCGCGCTTCGGCGTCGAGGTCTATACGATCTTCAACATGACCGAGGTCTCCACGCCGATCTTTTCGGAGCCGAACCCCGAGATCCGCGGCACCTGCGGCAAGGCCCGCGCGGGCGTCGAGGTCCGGCTGGTCGATGACAACGACTGCGAGGTGCCGGTCGGCGAGATCGGCGAGATGATGGTCCGCACCGACCGGCCATGGGCCATGAACTCGGGCTACTACAACAACGCGGAGGCGACGGCGAAGGCCTGGCGGAACGGCTGGTTCCACACCGGCGATGCCTTCCGCATGGACGGCGAGGGGAACTTCTACTTCGTCGACCGCATGAAGGACGCCATCCGCCGGCGCGGCGAAAACATCTCCTCGTTCGAGGTCGAGGCCGAGGTCGGCGCCCACCCGGCCGTGCGGGAGGTGGCGGCGATCGCCGTGCCCAACGAGATGAGCGAGGACGAGGTCATGGTGGTCTGCGCGCCCGTCGAGGGCCGGGAGATCGACCCGGTCGACCTGATCGAGTTCCTGAAACCGCGCATGGCCCACTTCATGGTCCCGCGCTATGTGCGCGTGGTCGCCGAACTGCCCAAGACGCCGACGGCCAAGGTCCAGAAGGCGGAATTGCGCAAGGAAGGCGTCACCGACGACACCTGGGACCGGGAGGCCGCCGGCATCCGGCTGAAGGGCGACCGGTTGGCGCGCGCGTGCTGA
- a CDS encoding SIMPL domain-containing protein — MLLSTLRAGAAGVGLIVLTLAPAAMAQPQEREPGQLHISVEGTASAIPDIARVSAGVVAEANSASEAMTEQRARMNRIIATVRDSGVDERDIQTAGISLSPIYHRNPERSSPRINGYRASNRVNITVRDLKKVGAALDALVAAGANDIGNISFAFSEQEQLLTEARTNAVAALEARRDFYARTAGLKIGRLLSLSESGGMRPPRPMEYAMRAEAMDSAPTPVSPGESEVSVGLSAVYEIKE, encoded by the coding sequence ATGTTGTTATCGACATTGAGAGCGGGCGCCGCCGGCGTCGGGCTGATCGTGCTGACCCTTGCCCCGGCCGCGATGGCGCAGCCTCAGGAGCGGGAGCCCGGCCAACTGCATATCTCCGTCGAGGGTACGGCCAGCGCCATACCCGACATTGCCCGGGTCTCCGCCGGCGTGGTGGCGGAGGCCAACAGCGCCAGCGAGGCGATGACGGAGCAGCGCGCGCGGATGAACCGCATCATCGCGACGGTTCGGGATTCGGGCGTCGACGAACGCGATATCCAGACCGCCGGCATCAGCCTGTCGCCGATCTACCATCGCAATCCCGAGCGCAGCAGCCCGCGGATCAACGGTTATCGCGCCTCGAACAGGGTGAACATCACGGTGCGTGACCTGAAAAAGGTCGGTGCGGCGCTCGACGCCCTGGTGGCCGCGGGCGCCAATGACATCGGCAACATCTCCTTCGCCTTCAGCGAACAGGAGCAACTGCTGACCGAGGCACGTACGAACGCCGTCGCGGCGCTGGAGGCGCGCCGGGATTTCTACGCCCGCACGGCCGGGCTGAAGATCGGCCGGCTGCTCAGCCTCTCCGAATCGGGCGGCATGCGTCCGCCGCGGCCGATGGAGTACGCGATGCGCGCCGAGGCGATGGATTCGGCGCCGACACCTGTCTCGCCGGGCGAATCCGAAGTCAGCGTCGGTCTGAGCGCGGTCTACGAGATCAAGGAATAG
- a CDS encoding class I adenylate-forming enzyme family protein gives MNPMNPLKSLEIDVENFHNRRNDQRWNRVSVGDVLERFTWNEPDKTALIATLDATINPAHARLSYRQANDLMNRISNGLLSLNLKRGTVVALLCDNSNEAWLSKVAIGKAGMVAAPVNAMMAPDVITDALGRVGAACAIADATLWEKLSGAFDAAGVKPVMLVGGPEDGDVPNFDQFIEKQTAEEPDVRIHGDDIWQILFTSGTTAAPKAVMISHTYTYMAAYSYALPITRGLAHESDLRQGVFTPMTYHIGDQICIFAPLVCGGTVVMGRKPEGHNMASAITRERITCLFGGSPQFVEDLIRACHENPKSYDLSSLTVMYYGWAPLAPGSLAAFRKLCAPNASFFEIIGQTECVPCHRFFIDRHLDVFMRNAPAVNHVGLPSPVLASTIMDEEGNDLRGQPGVAGEAVYRSPAIFSGYYKDEEATRESLKFGWFRSGDSFAFDETDELRIMVDRYKDIVKSGGENVSSIRVESVLQQHPAIERAAVIGLPDDRWGEAVTACVIVADGQDMDEKAVIAFCRERLAGFETPKRIVPVKEFPTTVGGKILKYKLRQQLS, from the coding sequence ATGAATCCGATGAACCCTTTGAAATCCCTGGAAATCGATGTCGAGAACTTCCACAACCGCCGCAACGATCAGCGCTGGAACCGCGTCTCGGTAGGTGACGTCCTGGAGCGCTTCACCTGGAACGAGCCGGACAAGACCGCCCTCATCGCCACGCTGGACGCGACCATCAATCCGGCGCATGCGCGCCTCAGCTACCGTCAGGCGAACGACCTGATGAACAGGATCTCCAACGGCCTGCTGTCGCTGAACCTGAAGCGCGGCACGGTCGTCGCCCTGCTCTGCGACAACTCCAATGAGGCCTGGTTGTCCAAGGTGGCGATCGGCAAGGCAGGCATGGTCGCCGCACCGGTCAACGCCATGATGGCGCCCGACGTGATCACCGACGCGCTGGGACGGGTCGGCGCGGCGTGCGCCATCGCCGACGCCACCCTCTGGGAGAAACTCTCCGGCGCCTTCGATGCTGCCGGCGTGAAGCCGGTCATGCTGGTCGGCGGCCCGGAGGACGGGGACGTCCCGAACTTCGATCAGTTCATCGAGAAGCAGACCGCCGAGGAGCCGGACGTCCGGATCCACGGCGACGACATCTGGCAGATCCTGTTCACCTCCGGGACCACGGCGGCGCCCAAGGCGGTGATGATTTCCCACACCTACACCTACATGGCCGCCTACAGCTACGCGCTGCCGATCACCCGCGGTCTGGCGCACGAATCCGACCTGCGCCAGGGCGTCTTCACGCCGATGACCTATCACATCGGCGACCAGATCTGCATCTTCGCGCCGCTGGTCTGCGGCGGCACCGTGGTCATGGGCCGCAAGCCTGAGGGCCACAACATGGCGAGCGCAATCACCAGGGAACGGATTACCTGCCTGTTCGGCGGCTCGCCGCAATTCGTCGAGGATCTCATCCGGGCCTGCCATGAGAACCCGAAGTCCTACGACCTCTCCTCGCTGACGGTGATGTACTACGGCTGGGCGCCCCTTGCGCCGGGATCTCTCGCCGCATTCCGCAAGCTGTGCGCACCCAACGCCTCGTTCTTCGAGATCATCGGCCAGACGGAATGCGTGCCCTGCCACCGTTTCTTCATCGACCGGCACCTGGACGTCTTCATGCGCAACGCGCCAGCCGTCAATCACGTGGGCCTGCCGTCGCCGGTTCTGGCCTCCACGATCATGGACGAGGAAGGCAACGATCTGCGCGGTCAGCCGGGCGTGGCGGGCGAAGCGGTCTACCGCTCACCGGCCATCTTCTCGGGCTACTACAAGGACGAGGAAGCCACCCGGGAATCGCTGAAGTTCGGCTGGTTCCGCTCCGGCGACAGCTTCGCATTCGACGAGACCGACGAACTGCGGATCATGGTCGACCGCTACAAGGACATCGTGAAGTCCGGCGGCGAGAACGTCTCCTCGATCCGCGTCGAATCGGTGCTGCAGCAGCATCCGGCGATCGAACGCGCGGCCGTGATCGGCCTGCCCGACGACCGCTGGGGCGAGGCCGTCACGGCCTGCGTCATCGTGGCCGACGGCCAGGACATGGACGAGAAGGCGGTAATCGCGTTCTGCCGTGAGCGGCTCGCCGGCTTCGAGACGCCGAAACGGATTGTCCCGGTCAAGGAGTTCCCGACCACCGTCGGCGGCAAGATCCTGAAGTACAAGCTGCGCCAGCAGCTCAGTTGA
- a CDS encoding HpcH/HpaI aldolase/citrate lyase family protein, translating to MTEAPLRSMLFVPGDSEKKFAKAMDIGADALILDLEDSVSPAKKPGARDTVLEMLAQRRPEGPELWVRINPLDTEFVLDDLAAIVKGRPDGIIAPKTNGPADVRQLGHYLDALEARDGTERGSIRIIPVATETARAPFTLGDFADAGLTRLLGLTWGAEDISTAIGATTNMAPDGRWALTYRTIRSLCLLAAKAAGVQALETVATDFRDEEALRRSSREAQREGFTGRMAIHPAQVAPINESFTPDTEDVDFARRVVDAFAAQPDAGTVGLDGKMLDIPHLKQAQQVLALHDAYSNR from the coding sequence ATGACGGAGGCGCCGCTCCGCTCCATGCTGTTCGTCCCCGGCGACAGCGAGAAGAAGTTCGCCAAGGCGATGGATATCGGCGCCGACGCGCTGATCCTGGACCTGGAGGACTCGGTCTCGCCCGCGAAGAAGCCGGGCGCGCGGGACACCGTGCTGGAAATGCTGGCCCAGCGCCGGCCGGAAGGCCCGGAACTCTGGGTCCGCATCAACCCGCTGGACACGGAGTTCGTGCTCGACGACCTTGCGGCCATCGTGAAGGGCAGGCCGGACGGCATCATCGCGCCCAAGACCAACGGCCCGGCGGATGTCCGCCAGCTTGGCCACTACCTGGACGCGCTGGAGGCCCGGGACGGCACCGAACGCGGTTCCATCCGGATCATTCCGGTGGCCACCGAGACGGCGCGGGCACCCTTCACGCTGGGCGACTTCGCCGACGCGGGTCTCACCCGCCTGCTGGGTCTGACCTGGGGCGCGGAGGATATCTCGACGGCCATCGGCGCCACCACGAATATGGCGCCGGACGGTCGCTGGGCGCTGACCTACCGCACCATCCGTTCGCTCTGCCTGCTGGCCGCGAAGGCGGCAGGTGTGCAGGCGCTGGAGACGGTCGCTACCGATTTCCGCGACGAGGAGGCGCTGCGCCGCTCCTCCCGGGAGGCCCAGCGCGAGGGCTTTACCGGCCGCATGGCCATCCATCCCGCCCAGGTCGCGCCGATCAACGAGAGCTTCACGCCCGATACCGAGGACGTCGACTTCGCCCGCCGCGTGGTGGACGCCTTCGCGGCGCAACCGGATGCCGGGACGGTCGGTCTCGACGGCAAGATGCTGGACATCCCGCACCTGAAGCAGGCGCAGCAGGTTCTCGCCCTGCACGACGCCTACAGCAACCGCTGA
- a CDS encoding MaoC family dehydratase has translation MAGLWYDEFEIGMVFQHPIRRTITETDNVWFTAITHNPALLHLDEEYCREHTEYGQRIVNSGFTLALMVGISVGDTTLGTTAANLGWDEVRFPAPLFHGDTIRVETEIVDMRESKSKDDRGIVTFLHRAYKQDGTLVAHCKRAGMMLKKPS, from the coding sequence ATGGCTGGACTCTGGTACGACGAGTTCGAGATCGGGATGGTGTTCCAGCACCCGATCCGCCGCACGATCACCGAAACGGACAATGTCTGGTTCACGGCGATCACGCACAATCCGGCGCTGCTGCATCTCGACGAAGAGTATTGCCGGGAGCACACGGAATACGGTCAGCGCATCGTCAATTCCGGCTTCACGCTGGCGCTGATGGTGGGCATCTCGGTGGGCGACACGACGCTGGGGACGACCGCGGCCAATCTCGGCTGGGACGAAGTGCGCTTTCCCGCACCGCTGTTTCACGGTGACACCATCCGTGTCGAAACCGAGATCGTGGACATGCGCGAGAGCAAGTCCAAGGACGACCGCGGCATCGTCACCTTCCTGCACCGCGCCTACAAGCAGGACGGCACCCTGGTCGCCCACTGCAAGCGCGCCGGCATGATGCTGAAGAAGCCGTCATGA
- the yghX gene encoding YghX family hydrolase translates to MQRKRARDFDQRILELYDGYVHGELSRRGFIDAAAKYAVTGAAAVAMLESLKPDYALAQQVAADDPVIVTEWIEYPSPEGHGTIRAYAARPAEAAGKLPAVLVVHENRGLNPYIQDVVRRTAKAGFLALGPDGLSPLGGYPGNDDEGREMQRTLDAAKLMEDFFAAYEFLAGHPDATGRVGAVGFCYGGGVCNALAVAYPGLGASVPFYGRQAAAGDVPAIEAPLMIHYAGLDERINAGWSAYEAALIEHGKEFSVHFYPDVNHGFHNDTTPRYDPAAAELAWRRTIAFFNTHLVG, encoded by the coding sequence ATGCAACGCAAGCGCGCCCGCGATTTCGACCAGCGTATCCTGGAACTCTATGACGGCTACGTGCATGGCGAGCTCAGCCGGCGCGGCTTCATCGACGCCGCGGCGAAGTACGCCGTCACCGGCGCCGCCGCCGTGGCCATGCTGGAAAGTCTCAAGCCGGACTACGCCCTGGCGCAACAGGTCGCAGCGGACGATCCCGTCATCGTCACCGAATGGATCGAGTACCCATCGCCGGAAGGCCACGGCACGATCCGCGCCTATGCCGCGCGGCCGGCGGAGGCGGCCGGAAAGCTGCCTGCGGTGCTGGTGGTGCACGAGAACCGGGGCCTGAACCCCTACATCCAGGACGTGGTGCGGCGGACGGCGAAGGCCGGCTTCCTGGCCCTCGGCCCGGACGGGCTCTCGCCGCTCGGCGGCTATCCGGGCAATGACGACGAGGGCCGGGAGATGCAGCGCACACTGGACGCGGCGAAACTGATGGAGGACTTCTTCGCCGCCTACGAATTCCTGGCCGGCCATCCGGACGCGACCGGCCGCGTGGGCGCCGTCGGCTTCTGCTATGGCGGCGGGGTCTGCAACGCGCTGGCCGTGGCCTATCCAGGGCTCGGCGCTTCCGTCCCCTTCTATGGCCGCCAGGCGGCCGCCGGGGACGTGCCGGCGATCGAGGCGCCGCTGATGATCCACTACGCCGGTCTGGACGAACGCATCAACGCGGGCTGGTCCGCCTACGAGGCAGCGCTGATCGAGCACGGCAAGGAATTCTCGGTCCACTTCTATCCGGACGTGAACCACGGCTTCCATAACGACACCACGCCCCGTTACGATCCGGCGGCCGCCGAGCTGGCGTGGCGGCGCACCATCGCCTTTTTCAACACCCATCTGGTGGGATGA
- a CDS encoding DUF6152 family protein — protein MKRILAAAVLALGLFWQTGAAIAHHGWAWTTGGNIDLTGVITEAELGNPHGVLTVEVDGETWTLEVGQPWRNERAGVRDGDLAPGVEIRAIGEPAADKSEKLMKVERFWLGDREYVLYQGRD, from the coding sequence ATGAAACGGATTCTCGCCGCCGCCGTCCTGGCGCTCGGCCTCTTCTGGCAGACCGGGGCCGCGATCGCCCATCATGGCTGGGCCTGGACGACGGGCGGCAACATCGATCTGACCGGCGTGATCACCGAGGCCGAGCTTGGCAACCCGCACGGCGTGCTCACGGTCGAGGTCGACGGCGAGACCTGGACGCTGGAAGTCGGCCAGCCCTGGCGCAACGAACGCGCCGGCGTGAGGGACGGCGATCTGGCGCCGGGCGTCGAGATCCGCGCCATTGGCGAACCGGCGGCCGACAAGTCGGAGAAGTTGATGAAGGTGGAGCGCTTCTGGCTCGGGGACCGGGAGTATGTCCTCTACCAGGGCCGCGACTGA
- a CDS encoding carboxymuconolactone decarboxylase family protein: protein MRLDRPRIEPLKDEEFTEEHKDALGYFLKQGWVLNIFRTLVRAPRAFKRFNVWGGYVLSERNDLPPRARELIILRTGWLCKAGYEWGQHVEIGRDCGLTDAEIERIKQGPDAREWTPLERALLQATDELVTDHFITDATWQALSGLTEKQRMDVVFTVGQYTQVSMILNSFGIQLDAGMELDPDLRKR from the coding sequence ATGCGTCTCGACAGGCCGCGGATCGAACCGCTGAAGGACGAGGAATTCACCGAGGAGCACAAGGACGCTCTCGGTTATTTCCTGAAACAGGGCTGGGTGCTGAACATCTTCCGTACGCTGGTGCGCGCGCCGCGGGCCTTCAAGCGCTTCAATGTCTGGGGCGGCTATGTCCTGTCGGAGCGCAACGACCTGCCGCCCAGGGCGCGCGAACTGATCATCCTGCGCACCGGCTGGCTCTGCAAGGCGGGCTATGAATGGGGCCAGCATGTCGAGATCGGCCGCGACTGCGGTCTGACCGACGCTGAGATCGAACGCATCAAGCAGGGGCCCGACGCGCGGGAATGGACGCCGCTGGAGCGGGCGCTGCTGCAGGCCACCGACGAACTGGTCACCGACCACTTCATCACCGACGCGACGTGGCAGGCGCTGTCCGGACTGACCGAGAAGCAGCGCATGGACGTGGTCTTCACCGTCGGCCAGTACACCCAGGTCTCCATGATCCTCAACAGCTTCGGGATCCAGCTCGACGCGGGCATGGAACTGGATCCGGACCTGAGGAAGCGATGA
- a CDS encoding SDR family NAD(P)-dependent oxidoreductase: MSVAGRLEGRTAIVVGAGQTPGETIGNGRAIAVLFARAGAEVLCADLHLDRAEETAAQIREEGGKAAAATVDVRDRQSCAALIADAAARWERIDILVNNVGIGGGGDAPAHRADPEALDRIIDVNLKGAWRAIAAVVPAMREKGGGAIVNISSLAARAGGNMVAYEMSKAGLDRLTAHVALSNAKYGIRCNAVAPGLMDTPMAIVGTAAALGIPAEEVRRARNARVPLGGRMGTAWDTAHAVLFLASDQARFVTGAVLPVDGGGGLRAT; encoded by the coding sequence ATGAGCGTCGCCGGCCGTCTGGAGGGCCGGACGGCAATCGTCGTCGGCGCCGGGCAGACGCCGGGCGAGACCATCGGCAATGGCCGCGCCATCGCCGTCCTGTTCGCCCGCGCCGGCGCCGAGGTGCTCTGTGCCGACCTCCACCTTGACCGGGCCGAGGAGACCGCGGCGCAGATTCGCGAAGAAGGCGGCAAGGCAGCGGCGGCCACCGTCGACGTGCGCGACCGCCAGTCCTGCGCGGCGTTGATCGCGGACGCGGCGGCGCGCTGGGAGAGGATCGACATTCTGGTCAACAATGTGGGCATCGGCGGCGGTGGCGACGCCCCGGCCCACCGCGCCGATCCGGAGGCGCTTGACCGCATCATCGACGTCAATCTGAAGGGCGCATGGCGGGCCATTGCCGCGGTCGTGCCGGCGATGCGGGAGAAGGGCGGCGGCGCCATCGTCAATATCTCCTCGCTGGCCGCCCGGGCCGGCGGGAACATGGTCGCCTACGAGATGTCGAAGGCCGGCCTCGACCGGCTGACCGCCCATGTCGCGCTTTCCAACGCGAAATACGGCATACGCTGCAACGCCGTGGCGCCCGGCCTGATGGACACGCCCATGGCGATCGTGGGAACGGCGGCGGCGCTGGGCATCCCGGCCGAGGAGGTGCGCCGGGCCCGGAATGCCCGCGTGCCGCTCGGCGGGCGCATGGGCACGGCCTGGGACACCGCCCATGCGGTGTTGTTCCTGGCTTCCGACCAGGCGCGCTTTGTCACCGGTGCGGTGCTGCCGGTCGACGGCGGCGGGGGGCTGCGCGCCACCTGA
- a CDS encoding Hsp20 family protein, with product MRTFDLTPLFRNSVGFDRFDRLFDVAFNSNEGPAFPAYDIVKSGDDDYRISLAVAGYDEDDIDITQEGRTLTVSGKVEERQEESEQTSFLYRGIARRAFTRRFHLADTVRVTGAKMENGLLHIDLVNEIPEAEKPRQIEINGGKQKSLPQAA from the coding sequence ATGCGCACCTTTGATCTTACCCCCCTTTTCCGCAATTCCGTCGGCTTCGACCGGTTCGACCGGCTGTTCGACGTCGCCTTCAATTCCAACGAAGGTCCGGCCTTCCCGGCCTATGACATTGTGAAGTCCGGCGACGACGACTACCGCATCAGCCTGGCCGTGGCCGGCTATGACGAAGACGATATCGACATTACCCAGGAAGGCCGCACGCTGACCGTCAGCGGCAAGGTGGAGGAACGCCAGGAGGAGAGCGAGCAGACCTCGTTCCTCTATCGCGGCATCGCCCGCCGTGCCTTCACCCGTCGCTTCCATCTGGCCGACACCGTCAGGGTGACCGGCGCCAAGATGGAGAACGGCCTGCTGCACATCGATCTGGTCAACGAGATCCCGGAGGCCGAGAAGCCCCGGCAGATCGAGATCAACGGCGGCAAGCAGAAGAGCCTCCCGCAGGCGGCGTAA